A genome region from Microbacterium sp. CGR2 includes the following:
- a CDS encoding DapH/DapD/GlmU-related protein, with product MEFAARVQRAIRMAEQLNALTYDRQDEVRATWGDLIGQPVDESFNLIPPVYTDHGVNIRIGKNVFINQGCRLNDIGGIEIGDDVMLGPGVSLLTSGHPVDPARRRSEITSAPIRIGKNVWIGASALIMQGVTIGDDAVVAAGAVVTHDVAARTIVGGVPATVIKILE from the coding sequence CGGAGCAGCTCAATGCGCTGACTTACGACCGACAGGACGAGGTTCGAGCGACGTGGGGCGACCTCATTGGGCAGCCGGTCGACGAGTCCTTCAACCTCATCCCGCCCGTCTATACCGATCACGGTGTGAACATTCGGATTGGTAAGAACGTCTTCATCAATCAGGGATGCCGCCTCAACGACATCGGCGGGATCGAGATCGGAGACGACGTGATGCTCGGCCCGGGTGTGAGCCTCCTCACCTCGGGGCATCCCGTCGATCCCGCCCGCCGACGCTCGGAGATCACATCCGCTCCGATCCGGATCGGCAAGAACGTCTGGATCGGAGCCTCAGCGCTCATCATGCAGGGCGTCACGATCGGCGACGATGCTGTGGTCGCGGCTGGAGCAGTCGTCACCCATGATGTAGCCGCGCGCACGATCGTCGGCGGGGTGCCAGCGACGGTGATCAAGATCCTCGAGTGA
- a CDS encoding DUF1345 domain-containing protein, producing MSKVKRFLYRDAIRHAAASAAAAIVTAAIIFLGLATGALDDEPALTSLFVTLFFGLYGPIFLLLSWLVFRDLEGAQLRSHLTRTVEHSRLLRWLLLSSPASWASTVLMIGVISVVLLTTGDGNNSLWIIPICIVGVAGSWVLMVGVMAVEYMRSWANVDSMTFPGAEERVFADFIYLSVQLSTTFSSSDVALTRRSIRGLASLHSVLAFAYSTAIIAVFASLLITLTA from the coding sequence GTGTCGAAAGTGAAGAGGTTCCTGTACAGAGACGCGATCCGTCACGCCGCAGCATCCGCCGCGGCCGCGATCGTGACCGCTGCCATCATCTTCCTCGGCCTGGCCACAGGTGCGCTCGACGATGAACCCGCCCTGACGTCGTTGTTCGTCACGCTGTTCTTCGGTTTGTACGGTCCGATATTCCTCCTGCTCAGTTGGCTGGTCTTCCGCGACCTCGAGGGCGCTCAGTTGCGTTCGCATCTGACGCGCACGGTGGAGCACAGCAGGCTTCTTCGTTGGCTGCTCCTCTCCAGCCCGGCGTCGTGGGCGAGCACAGTCCTCATGATCGGAGTCATCTCCGTTGTCCTTCTGACCACCGGAGACGGCAACAACAGCCTCTGGATCATTCCGATCTGCATCGTCGGGGTGGCCGGGAGCTGGGTTCTGATGGTCGGTGTGATGGCGGTGGAGTACATGCGCAGCTGGGCGAACGTGGACTCTATGACGTTCCCGGGCGCCGAAGAACGCGTCTTCGCCGACTTCATCTACCTCTCCGTACAGCTGTCCACCACCTTCTCCTCCTCCGATGTCGCACTGACGCGCCGCAGCATCCGAGGCCTTGCGAGCTTGCACTCGGTCCTCGCCTTCGCGTACTCCACTGCGATCATCGCCGTCTTCGCGTCCTTGCTCATCACCCTCACTGCGTGA
- a CDS encoding alpha/beta hydrolase, whose product MDDVGHRKSGLVPRRWLPVVAALGAVVVGVPLAACSPTPVETVPSGSPEADLRPFYEQQLDWGECGPDHAQTNADEELFALVPGVECARMEIPLDYDEPSGDRGSVAILRVPARGESLGPLVINPGGPGGSGVTGAIIAAAGLVESPITESFDVVGFDPRGVGSTIPAIDCYSDEEADAGTVPLGAQGTTVSFTEEDTRAIVDKCAELSGGEEILTQVGTRDTARDLDVLRAVLGEEKLTYFGQSYGTRLGAVYAEMFPDNVRALLLDGGKDPLEGAFDGKVNAYAGFQRAFDQMAAFCAQQEDCPLGTDPAEATARFQEIMQPLRTRPVPALKTELTFDDAVGGTIAGLYNPAAWPAVIAGIREVAQGRGDTLMQLIYSFSARTESGQWPNSTEANYAINCMDEDRLSPEQVAELRTATYEQAPFMDPGADVTAGARDSCEHWPAEPTLGTPYAQNVVGLPDTLVVSITGDPTTPHAGGISLAESLGSALLTVEGEGHTIVAQGTNACVDEIASAYLIDLEVPEEGATCVQ is encoded by the coding sequence ATGGACGACGTAGGACACCGAAAGAGCGGCTTAGTTCCGAGGAGATGGCTCCCCGTCGTCGCAGCGCTTGGGGCGGTCGTGGTCGGCGTCCCGTTGGCGGCCTGTTCGCCGACTCCGGTGGAGACGGTTCCGTCCGGATCGCCCGAGGCAGATCTTCGGCCGTTCTACGAGCAGCAGCTCGATTGGGGTGAGTGCGGGCCGGATCACGCGCAGACCAACGCGGATGAGGAGCTGTTCGCGCTCGTGCCCGGTGTCGAGTGCGCTCGCATGGAAATCCCGCTCGACTACGACGAGCCGAGTGGAGACAGAGGTTCTGTCGCCATACTGCGCGTGCCTGCTCGCGGTGAGTCGCTCGGACCGCTGGTGATCAATCCCGGCGGCCCCGGAGGATCCGGAGTGACGGGAGCGATCATCGCGGCGGCCGGACTTGTCGAAAGCCCGATCACCGAATCTTTCGATGTCGTGGGCTTCGACCCTCGAGGCGTCGGATCCACCATTCCCGCGATCGACTGCTACAGCGATGAGGAGGCTGACGCAGGGACCGTTCCGCTGGGTGCTCAAGGAACGACGGTGTCGTTCACCGAGGAAGACACGCGGGCGATCGTGGACAAGTGCGCCGAGCTTTCCGGCGGCGAAGAGATACTCACGCAAGTCGGTACCCGCGACACCGCCCGCGACCTGGACGTGCTGCGCGCCGTCCTGGGCGAGGAGAAGCTGACGTACTTCGGCCAGAGCTACGGCACGCGCCTCGGCGCCGTCTACGCGGAGATGTTCCCGGATAATGTGCGCGCCCTGCTTCTCGACGGAGGCAAGGACCCACTGGAGGGAGCGTTCGACGGCAAGGTGAACGCGTACGCGGGCTTCCAACGAGCCTTCGACCAGATGGCGGCATTCTGTGCGCAGCAGGAGGACTGCCCGCTCGGCACGGATCCGGCCGAAGCGACAGCGCGGTTCCAAGAGATCATGCAACCGCTGAGGACGCGCCCCGTCCCGGCGCTGAAGACCGAGCTGACGTTCGATGACGCGGTGGGCGGCACCATCGCGGGCCTGTACAACCCCGCCGCGTGGCCCGCTGTCATCGCCGGCATACGCGAGGTCGCCCAGGGGCGCGGGGACACACTCATGCAACTGATCTACTCGTTCAGCGCACGCACCGAGAGTGGGCAGTGGCCCAATTCGACTGAGGCCAATTACGCCATCAACTGTATGGACGAGGATCGCCTCAGTCCTGAGCAGGTCGCCGAGCTGCGCACCGCGACCTACGAGCAAGCGCCGTTCATGGACCCCGGCGCAGACGTGACAGCGGGTGCCCGCGACAGTTGCGAGCACTGGCCCGCAGAGCCCACGCTCGGGACCCCGTATGCCCAGAATGTCGTCGGCCTCCCGGACACGCTCGTGGTCTCTATCACCGGTGACCCCACCACCCCGCACGCAGGCGGCATCAGTCTCGCCGAGTCGCTCGGAAGCGCGCTGCTCACTGTTGAGGGGGAGGGGCACACGATCGTCGCCCAGGGGACGAATGCGTGTGTCGACGAGATCGCATCCGCCTACCTGATAGATCTCGAGGTGCCGGAAGAAGGCGCGACATGTGTGCAGTGA
- a CDS encoding serine hydrolase, protein MTAPLLRILEDHVSRGTAPGIIGVSGSREGDLEIVAAGDLSVDAIVRIQSMTKPVLAAATLRLVEQGRLGLDDPVERWLPELADRQVLRTPDANLDETHAARNLITVRNLLTNTSGYGMMTAPCPLQEAMVANRTEAGPEPVALGADGWLAALSELPLAFDPGTGWRYHHSFGILGILLSRLVGGPLQDHLREDLFLPLGMRDTGYSVPVDQAHRLPAAYRHGEGGELMEVEPAAGGFSVAPPPFDVSHSELVSTAADYAAFAGMLANGGRHRGEVVLGPAILAQLRSDQVPAAAKTADSFFPGFWDGTGWGCGVAIHTAGEYAGRYGWSGGLGTDFFVDPDGSFQIILTQVQMGSEIMRLFDDAR, encoded by the coding sequence ATGACGGCACCTCTCCTCCGGATCCTCGAAGACCACGTCTCACGGGGAACCGCCCCGGGAATCATCGGTGTCAGCGGTTCCCGCGAAGGAGACCTCGAGATCGTGGCCGCAGGGGATCTGTCGGTCGACGCGATCGTGCGCATCCAGTCGATGACCAAGCCGGTGCTCGCGGCCGCGACCCTGCGGTTGGTCGAGCAGGGTCGCCTCGGCCTGGATGATCCGGTCGAGCGTTGGCTGCCTGAACTGGCGGATCGCCAAGTGCTGCGGACGCCCGACGCGAACCTCGACGAGACGCACGCCGCACGAAACCTGATCACGGTACGGAACCTGCTCACCAACACATCGGGCTACGGCATGATGACCGCGCCATGCCCGCTGCAGGAGGCGATGGTCGCGAACCGAACGGAGGCAGGTCCGGAGCCCGTCGCACTCGGCGCCGATGGATGGCTCGCGGCGCTCTCGGAGTTGCCGCTCGCGTTCGACCCGGGGACCGGATGGCGCTACCACCACTCGTTCGGAATTCTCGGGATCCTCCTCTCGCGCCTTGTCGGTGGGCCTCTGCAGGATCACTTGCGTGAGGACCTGTTTCTGCCGCTGGGCATGCGAGACACCGGATACTCCGTGCCGGTCGATCAGGCCCATCGGCTCCCGGCCGCCTATCGCCACGGAGAGGGCGGGGAACTTATGGAGGTCGAACCGGCCGCCGGCGGCTTCTCGGTTGCCCCGCCTCCGTTTGACGTCAGCCATTCCGAACTCGTATCCACGGCTGCCGACTATGCGGCGTTCGCGGGGATGCTGGCGAACGGGGGGCGACATCGCGGTGAGGTCGTGCTCGGGCCGGCCATTCTTGCGCAGTTGCGCTCGGATCAGGTGCCGGCCGCAGCGAAGACCGCAGACAGCTTCTTTCCGGGCTTTTGGGACGGGACTGGCTGGGGGTGCGGCGTAGCCATACACACGGCAGGCGAGTATGCCGGGCGATACGGCTGGTCCGGCGGCCTGGGGACCGACTTCTTCGTCGACCCCGACGGGAGCTTCCAGATCATCCTGACCCAGGTGCAGATGGGATCCGAGATCATGAGGCTGTTCGACGACGCCCGGTGA